Proteins co-encoded in one Bacillota bacterium genomic window:
- a CDS encoding sugar ABC transporter substrate-binding protein, with the protein MRKKCALSFSWFLIVILTVAISSSGAFGAEKVTIRWLYPGGDQPVSRQTWQGHLERFEAKYPNIKVELLDVPWDLVHDRLVNMIMAGDGPDVIQIGARWLPEFVEMGAFMPLDKLVTQDKRNMYYPGLIKAMTYKGKLYAMPRAYSTQALIYRSDLIKTPPKTWDELVKVAKKVQEEHPGIYGFAIAGANHVSTLSQYFCYLFQAGGNVFDEKGNLILDSPRAIEALRFYRDLYTVHKVVPNPLEYHREQLPELFAAGRIAMFVSGPWGGRSVGRPPQNPKTPYAAALLPAGPEGIATELVSDCTGIYSKTKHPKEAWLLLDFITSEQEQIFRDKIGGLVPQGPKIAGLPEFQKDPYFSTFIKMAQYGVPQPQPLRWEPMQKIIVEMIQKVLLQKATPEQAVKEAAREIEEQGLVPASSKK; encoded by the coding sequence GAGCAGAGAAGGTTACAATACGCTGGCTATATCCGGGTGGCGACCAGCCAGTATCCCGCCAGACATGGCAGGGTCACCTGGAAAGGTTTGAAGCCAAATATCCTAATATAAAGGTTGAGCTGCTTGACGTTCCTTGGGATTTGGTGCACGATAGGCTTGTCAACATGATCATGGCCGGAGACGGCCCAGATGTGATACAAATAGGAGCAAGATGGCTCCCAGAGTTTGTCGAAATGGGAGCCTTTATGCCGCTCGATAAACTAGTAACACAAGATAAACGTAACATGTATTATCCAGGCCTTATTAAAGCGATGACATACAAGGGCAAACTATATGCAATGCCACGGGCATATAGCACCCAGGCCTTGATTTATAGAAGTGATTTAATTAAAACGCCTCCAAAGACATGGGATGAACTTGTCAAAGTCGCGAAGAAGGTGCAAGAAGAGCATCCGGGCATCTATGGATTCGCCATTGCCGGGGCAAATCATGTTAGCACGCTCTCTCAGTACTTCTGTTATTTATTCCAGGCGGGTGGGAACGTATTCGATGAAAAAGGAAATCTCATCTTAGATAGTCCTCGAGCCATAGAAGCCCTCAGATTCTATCGAGATCTATATACAGTACATAAGGTCGTTCCGAATCCCCTTGAATACCACCGTGAACAATTGCCAGAGTTATTTGCTGCTGGCCGGATTGCGATGTTCGTAAGTGGGCCATGGGGAGGCAGGTCCGTGGGGAGGCCTCCACAGAATCCAAAGACCCCTTATGCGGCGGCCTTGCTCCCTGCTGGGCCGGAGGGTATAGCGACTGAATTGGTTTCCGACTGCACGGGGATATATAGTAAGACCAAGCATCCTAAGGAAGCCTGGCTACTGCTTGACTTCATAACAAGCGAGCAAGAGCAGATATTTAGAGATAAGATCGGAGGCCTTGTTCCTCAAGGGCCTAAGATTGCTGGATTGCCGGAATTTCAGAAAGATCCATATTTCTCTACTTTTATTAAGATGGCCCAATATGGAGTGCCACAGCCTCAACCGCTCCGTTGGGAGCCTATGCAGAAGATTATAGTTGAGATGATTCAGAAGGTACTTTTACAGAAGGCCACACCTGAGCAGGCAGTGAAAGAGGCCGCACGTGAGATCGAAGAGCAGGGTCTAGTCCCTGCCTCCTCAAAGAAGTAA
- a CDS encoding carbohydrate ABC transporter permease, with the protein MNRRKTLDLMMTHLLLILLIGLMVFPVIVMIGTSLKSYDSLFEWPPKLFPGKPEWSNYLTVWSGQYKFYIPFKNSLAIAGATGILSILLGAPAAYGISRTVTSLRNSLLFGILASQMISPVVFILPLYKVIRAYGLLNTLTSVIVTSAAFTLPMVIWLLHGYFDSIPRELEEAAMVDGCSRIQALYRVMLPLAAPGLAAAGIYAFIMGWDQLMFPLTFLTNSALKPITLALYDFSGYNIVYWHEMMAASTIAVIPVAIAFAFIQRYLVKGLTAGAIK; encoded by the coding sequence TTGAACAGAAGAAAGACCCTGGATCTGATGATGACCCATTTGTTGTTGATTCTGCTCATAGGATTGATGGTATTCCCTGTTATCGTGATGATAGGCACGAGTCTCAAATCCTATGATTCGTTATTTGAATGGCCTCCAAAGCTATTCCCTGGAAAACCAGAGTGGTCAAACTACCTTACTGTATGGAGTGGACAGTATAAGTTCTATATACCCTTTAAAAACAGTCTCGCAATTGCGGGCGCGACCGGAATCCTCTCGATACTATTGGGAGCTCCTGCAGCTTATGGAATCAGCAGGACTGTCACTTCCTTGCGCAATTCCCTTCTATTTGGGATACTAGCCAGTCAGATGATTTCTCCTGTTGTCTTTATTCTTCCTCTATATAAAGTGATCCGCGCCTATGGCCTTCTGAATACCCTTACCTCAGTGATCGTAACCAGCGCTGCCTTCACTCTACCAATGGTCATATGGCTTCTCCATGGTTATTTTGACAGTATCCCCAGAGAGCTAGAAGAGGCAGCAATGGTAGATGGTTGTAGCAGGATTCAAGCCCTGTACAGGGTTATGTTGCCATTAGCCGCACCTGGGTTGGCTGCAGCAGGCATATATGCTTTTATCATGGGATGGGATCAGCTCATGTTTCCGTTGACATTCCTTACGAATAGTGCCCTAAAGCCTATCACATTGGCGTTGTATGATTTCTCAGGGTACAACATAGTCTATTGGCATGAGATGATGGCTGCCTCAACAATAGCCGTCATCCCTGTGGCTATTGCATTTGCATTTATACAGAGATACCTGGTAAAGGGATTGACAGCCGGAGCCATAAAATGA
- a CDS encoding sugar ABC transporter permease, whose amino-acid sequence MIAIIGFPLLTTLKSSVFKESLINPMAGSTLIGFTNFITLAIDPGFWSTLLRTTVWTLGSVLGKSLIGLLIAVLLNKEFRGNAVYRVLLLVPWATPQVIGAIVWKWIFNGQYGMLNYYLMKLGILSDHYSWLGNTTSAFLAAMVVDMWRGVPFMAIVFLAGLQSIPNDIYQAASVDGAGSWHKFRFITMPLLIPVLLAATTLSIIWTFNSFNIIWTMTGGGPLNATEILVVKTYREAFSNYDVGMSSAYATVTLIILMAFSILYWRILRRGGEQA is encoded by the coding sequence ATGATAGCCATAATAGGGTTCCCACTACTTACCACCTTGAAATCTTCAGTATTCAAGGAATCGTTGATCAATCCTATGGCTGGCTCCACTCTTATAGGGTTTACGAATTTCATCACCCTTGCTATCGATCCAGGATTCTGGAGCACCCTTCTTAGAACAACTGTATGGACCTTAGGTTCTGTCCTGGGGAAGAGTTTAATCGGGTTGCTCATAGCAGTCCTGCTAAACAAGGAATTCCGCGGTAATGCAGTATATCGTGTTCTGCTGCTTGTTCCGTGGGCTACGCCTCAGGTGATAGGCGCAATTGTATGGAAATGGATTTTCAATGGTCAATATGGAATGCTCAACTACTATCTGATGAAACTTGGCATTCTATCCGATCATTACTCCTGGCTTGGGAATACGACCTCTGCATTTCTCGCTGCAATGGTTGTAGACATGTGGAGGGGGGTTCCGTTTATGGCCATTGTATTCCTGGCGGGGCTACAATCTATACCGAATGACATCTATCAAGCGGCGTCAGTAGACGGGGCTGGATCATGGCACAAGTTTCGCTTTATAACCATGCCGCTTCTTATCCCGGTACTGCTGGCCGCAACAACATTATCAATAATCTGGACTTTTAATTCATTTAACATTATCTGGACAATGACAGGGGGCGGCCCACTGAACGCTACAGAAATCCTAGTGGTCAAGACTTACCGTGAAGCTTTCTCCAACTACGATGTTGGAATGAGTTCGGCATATGCGACTGTTACACTAATTATCCTGATGGCATTTAGCATACTTTATTGGCGCATCCTTAGGCGCGGGGGTGAGCAGGCTTGA